From Spirosoma aerolatum, one genomic window encodes:
- a CDS encoding DUF3820 family protein, whose amino-acid sequence MTQEHGNPELLKELLHYQMPFGKHKGQLIRALPVSYLEWFSKKGFPAGKLGMLLQTMYEIKLNGLDYLLDELTRIQRRG is encoded by the coding sequence ATGACTCAGGAACACGGAAACCCTGAACTACTCAAGGAATTACTTCATTATCAGATGCCGTTTGGCAAACATAAAGGCCAGTTGATTCGGGCGTTACCCGTTTCGTATCTGGAATGGTTTTCCAAAAAAGGATTTCCAGCGGGTAAACTGGGTATGTTGCTACAAACCATGTACGAAATCAAATTGAACGGGCTGGACTACTTACTAGACGAATTGACCCGAATTCAACGGAGAGGATAA
- a CDS encoding S66 peptidase family protein, which translates to MPSRRSFLQAGSLAPFLSILPAPTSPVLIKPARLKPGDTVGLFCPAAPAYSQETVKIAQESLLALGFQTKLGPHIYDRYGYLAGRDADRASDLHAFFNDQSVKAIMAIHGGWGCARLLSLLDYDLIQRNPKVLIGYSDVTALLLAIYAKTGLVTLHGPVGSATFNAYTVDWFKRLLMDGESLTMRNPTEKGDNLTQIQDRITTLRPGLARGRLVGGNLTVLSHLIGSPYLPDWKNTILFLEDTHEDIYRVDRMLTHLKLAGILNQIAGFVFGKCSDCNPSSGSYGSLTLDDILTEHIIPLNKPAFSGAMIGHIRDKFTVPLGIDAEIDATAGTIRLLESAVS; encoded by the coding sequence ATGCCATCACGTCGTTCGTTCTTACAGGCGGGTAGCCTGGCCCCTTTTCTATCGATACTTCCTGCACCAACCTCTCCGGTACTTATCAAACCCGCTCGCTTAAAACCAGGCGACACCGTCGGTTTGTTTTGTCCGGCCGCACCCGCTTACAGTCAGGAAACGGTAAAGATTGCTCAGGAATCGCTATTGGCACTTGGCTTCCAGACCAAACTCGGACCGCACATTTACGACCGATATGGCTACCTGGCTGGCCGCGATGCTGACCGGGCATCAGATTTACATGCCTTTTTCAACGATCAGAGCGTGAAAGCCATCATGGCCATTCATGGCGGTTGGGGTTGCGCCCGATTGCTGTCGTTGCTGGATTATGACCTGATTCAGCGAAATCCGAAGGTATTAATCGGCTATAGCGACGTAACGGCCTTACTGCTGGCTATATACGCCAAAACCGGATTGGTAACGCTACACGGCCCGGTCGGTTCAGCGACGTTCAATGCCTATACCGTCGATTGGTTCAAACGGCTCCTGATGGATGGCGAATCACTGACGATGCGCAACCCAACCGAAAAAGGCGACAATCTCACCCAGATACAAGACCGAATTACCACCTTACGGCCTGGTTTAGCGCGGGGCCGTCTGGTGGGCGGTAATCTGACGGTATTGAGTCACCTGATTGGCTCGCCTTACTTACCCGACTGGAAAAATACCATTCTGTTTCTAGAAGATACACACGAGGATATTTACCGTGTAGACCGGATGCTAACCCACCTTAAACTGGCAGGTATTCTGAACCAGATCGCCGGTTTTGTGTTCGGCAAATGCAGCGATTGCAATCCCAGTAGTGGTAGCTACGGCTCGCTCACGCTCGATGACATTTTGACCGAACACATCATCCCCTTGAACAAACCGGCTTTTTCGGGTGCGATGATCGGCCACATTCGTGATAAATTTACCGTTCCATTGGGCATCGACGCCGAAATCGATGCGACCGCTGGGACCATCCGACTGCTGGAATCGGCAGTTAGTTAA